One Bos taurus isolate L1 Dominette 01449 registration number 42190680 breed Hereford chromosome 3, ARS-UCD2.0, whole genome shotgun sequence DNA window includes the following coding sequences:
- the LOC100848353 gene encoding heterogeneous nuclear ribonucleoprotein A1-like, translating to MSKSESPKEPEQLRKLFIGGLSFETTDESLRSHFEQWGTLTDCVVMRDPNTKRSRGFRFVTYATVEEVDAAMNARPHKVDGRVVEPKRAVSREDSQRPGAHLTVKKIFVGGIKEDTEEHHLRDYFEQYGKIEVIEIMTDRGSGKKRGFAFVTFDDHDSVDKIVIQKYHTVNGHSCEVRKALSKQETASASSSQRGRSGSGNFGGGRGGGFGGNDNFGRGGNFSGRGGFGGSRGGGRYGGSGDGYNGFGNDRSNFGGGGSYNDFGIYNNQSSNFGPMKGGNFGGRSSGPYGGGGQYFDTPRNQGGYGGSSSSSSYGSGRRF from the coding sequence ATGTCTAAATCAGAGTCTCCCAAAGAGCCTGAACAGCTGCGGAAGCTCTTCATCGGAGGATTGAGCTTTGAAACAACCGATGAGAGTCTGAGGAGCCATTTTGAGCAATGGGGAACGCTCACAGACTGTGTGGTAATGAGGGATCCAAACACCAAGCGCTCCAGAGGCTTCAGGTTTGTCACATACGCCACGGTGGAGGAGGTGGATGCAGCCATGAATGCAAGGCCACACAAGGTGGACGGAAGAGTTGTGGAACCAAAGAGGGCCGTCTCAAGAGAAGATTCTCAAAGACCTGGTGCCCACTTAACTGTGAAAAAGATTTTTGTTGGTGGCATTAAAGAAGACACTGAAGAACATCACCTGAGAGATTACTTTGAACAGTACGGGAAAATTGAAGTAATTGAAATCATGACTGACCGAGGCAGTGGCAAAAAGAGAGGCTTTGCTTTTGTAACCTTTGATGACCATGACTCCGTAGACAAGATTGTCATTCAGAAATACCACACTGTGAATGGCCACAGCTGTGAAGTGAGAAAAGCCCTGTCTAAGCAAGAGAcggctagtgcttcatccagccagagaGGTCGAAGTGGTTCTGGAAACTTTGGTGGCGGTCGTGGAGGTGGTTTTGGTGGGAATGACAACTTTGGTCGTGGAGGAAACTTCAGTGGTCGAGGTGGCTTTGGTGGCAGCCGTGGTGGTGGCAGATATGGTGGCAGTGGGGATGGATATAATGGATTTGGTAATGACAGAAGCAATTTTGGAGGTGGCGGAAGCTACAATGATTTTGGCATTTACAACAATCAATCTTCAAATTTTGGACCCATGAAAGGAGGAAACTTTGGAGGCAGAAGTTCTGGCCCCTATGGTGGTGGAGGCCAATACTTTGACACACCACGAAACCAAGGTGGCTATGGTggctccagcagcagcagtagctatggCAGTGGCAGAAGGTTTTAA